The Nitrospira sp. genome window below encodes:
- the rfaE2 gene encoding D-glycero-beta-D-manno-heptose 1-phosphate adenylyltransferase has protein sequence MATKVLPHEQLLSSLADERAKRKRIVFTNGCFDLMHIGHTRYLQAARALGDILVVGVNSDASVRMLDKAPDRPIVPQAQRAEVIAALGCVDFVVLFDESDPLQLITAVQPDVLVKGGDWMIDRIVGRDIVEARGGVVKTIPLVPGMSTTGLLQRIRSTAK, from the coding sequence ATGGCGACAAAGGTGTTGCCCCACGAGCAACTGCTCTCCTCGCTTGCCGATGAACGGGCAAAGCGCAAGCGGATCGTGTTCACAAACGGCTGTTTCGACCTGATGCATATCGGACATACCCGCTATCTGCAGGCAGCCAGGGCCCTCGGCGATATTCTGGTCGTTGGTGTCAATAGCGACGCCTCGGTCCGTATGCTGGACAAGGCGCCTGACCGACCGATTGTGCCTCAGGCACAACGGGCGGAGGTGATCGCAGCCTTAGGCTGTGTGGATTTTGTGGTCCTGTTCGACGAATCGGACCCCCTTCAGCTCATCACCGCCGTGCAGCCGGACGTCCTGGTCAAGGGCGGAGATTGGATGATCGACCGGATCGTCGGCCGCGACATTGTCGAAGCTCGTGGAGGGGTGGTCAAGACGATCCCGCTGGTTCCCGGCATGTCGACCACGGGACTTCTTCAACGTATCCGATCAACCGCGAAGTAA
- a CDS encoding response regulator — MGIFWLIAAANVLLVVLLVGFLVQTARRAGTERILAEAERVRFQENEQRLRSLLERRQALQHAVAKVLAGASTVEQAVPDLLQAVVVNLGWQVGLFWLVQDDRRTVICTQGWSIGTTGAQEFLRRRLQDAHTAGSDLPGHCWARGEPLWVEDVARNSMCPPGSVEATGMSRAACAFPIWLRANVYGVMELFSSEPQAEEEDLLRTLGTVGRQIGLFVERTEVEAALHENEARTGLIIDTALDAVTTMDHTGRITEWNAQAERVFGWAAHEVIGRDAADTIFPSSHRPSYREYVQRLLEPKDASLSNRLVEMIGLKRDGSEFPIEIAMTRLAVEGSVIFSAFIRDITSRKAAEQTLKDHARQLEHINQQLDAALRQAKAATEAKSSFLSTMSHEIRTPMNGVIGMTGLLLETTLTDEQREYAETVRTCGNHLLTIIDDILDFSKIEAGKLDLEVIEFDLRLAIEESLDLVAERASSKGLNLACLFHADVPQHLLGDPSRLRQIVMNLTANAIKFTDSGDVVVEVTVDAQSKEEATIRVSVTDTGIGISEASRERLFQSFSQADGSTTRKYGGTGLGLAICKRLVEMMGGTIEVMSRVGEGSCFWFTVNLRKQADASTSADASTPPLTGLRILIVDDKAVNRRILELLTKKWGMQPTLISSGSAALDVLRGQHGQPRFDLALLDVDMSPTDGIELARAIKTRAEGGDTKLVLLTSFGRRGDAKAAKEAGLAAYLTKPIRERQLHDCLVAVMQRPVALRPPAARESSPLITRHTLAETKAKRDLRILLAEDNIMNQKVAARMFQRLGYRIDVVVNGREAVEAMSRISYDVVFMDCQMPDMDGFEATSLIREQEASGPSHRVLIIAMTANVMQGDRERCLASGMDDYLSKPISVDALASVLDRVNPQHEPSEPDNNHEAA, encoded by the coding sequence ATGGGTATATTCTGGCTCATTGCAGCGGCTAATGTTCTGCTCGTCGTTCTCTTGGTTGGCTTCCTTGTACAGACAGCTCGACGAGCAGGGACCGAAAGAATTCTGGCCGAGGCCGAGAGAGTCCGATTCCAAGAAAATGAGCAAAGGCTTCGGAGTCTCTTGGAGCGTCGGCAAGCGCTCCAGCATGCTGTGGCCAAAGTGCTCGCAGGTGCCTCCACTGTCGAGCAAGCGGTCCCTGACCTCCTCCAGGCGGTTGTCGTGAATCTCGGTTGGCAGGTCGGTTTGTTTTGGCTGGTGCAGGACGACCGTCGGACCGTCATCTGTACGCAAGGCTGGTCGATCGGAACAACGGGGGCGCAGGAGTTTCTGAGAAGAAGGCTTCAGGATGCCCACACTGCCGGGTCCGATCTGCCCGGGCATTGTTGGGCTCGCGGCGAGCCGCTGTGGGTGGAGGATGTGGCAAGAAACTCCATGTGTCCGCCCGGGTCTGTCGAAGCGACGGGGATGTCGCGCGCGGCCTGTGCCTTTCCGATTTGGCTGAGGGCAAACGTCTACGGCGTCATGGAGCTCTTCAGCAGTGAGCCTCAGGCCGAGGAAGAGGATTTACTGAGAACCTTGGGCACAGTCGGAAGACAGATCGGGCTTTTCGTCGAACGAACGGAAGTGGAAGCGGCGTTGCATGAAAACGAAGCACGTACCGGCCTGATCATTGACACGGCCCTCGACGCCGTGACGACGATGGACCATACAGGTCGAATTACCGAGTGGAATGCTCAGGCGGAACGGGTGTTTGGTTGGGCTGCGCATGAGGTGATCGGGCGCGATGCAGCCGACACTATCTTTCCGTCGTCCCATCGCCCCAGCTATCGCGAGTATGTTCAGCGGCTCCTTGAACCCAAGGACGCGTCTCTCTCAAACAGACTGGTCGAAATGATCGGTCTCAAGCGAGACGGCAGCGAATTCCCCATTGAAATCGCCATGACGCGATTAGCCGTCGAAGGATCCGTCATCTTCAGCGCATTCATCCGAGACATCACGAGCCGGAAAGCGGCGGAACAAACGCTGAAGGACCATGCTCGGCAGTTGGAGCACATCAATCAGCAGCTGGATGCCGCGTTGAGGCAAGCGAAAGCCGCCACCGAGGCGAAGTCGTCGTTCCTATCGACCATGAGTCACGAAATCCGGACGCCGATGAATGGTGTGATCGGGATGACCGGTCTCCTCCTGGAGACCACACTGACGGATGAACAACGCGAATATGCCGAAACGGTTCGGACCTGCGGCAATCATCTATTGACGATCATCGACGATATTCTAGATTTTTCCAAGATTGAAGCGGGAAAACTGGACTTGGAGGTGATTGAGTTCGATCTTCGTCTTGCCATCGAGGAGTCTTTGGACCTCGTGGCGGAACGCGCGTCATCCAAAGGACTCAATCTGGCCTGTCTCTTTCACGCCGATGTGCCGCAACATCTGCTTGGTGATCCGAGTCGCCTCCGACAGATCGTGATGAACTTGACGGCGAACGCCATCAAATTTACCGATAGTGGTGATGTGGTGGTGGAGGTGACGGTTGATGCTCAATCGAAGGAGGAAGCGACGATTCGAGTCTCGGTTACGGACACAGGGATCGGGATCTCCGAGGCATCCCGCGAACGGTTGTTTCAGTCGTTCAGCCAGGCCGATGGATCCACGACGAGGAAATATGGTGGGACCGGCCTCGGCCTTGCGATTTGTAAACGTCTTGTCGAGATGATGGGAGGAACGATCGAAGTGATGAGCCGGGTTGGAGAGGGGAGCTGTTTCTGGTTTACGGTGAATCTGCGCAAACAGGCCGATGCCTCCACCAGCGCCGATGCCTCTACCCCCCCGTTGACTGGTCTTCGCATCTTGATCGTGGATGATAAGGCCGTCAATCGAAGGATCTTGGAGCTGTTGACGAAGAAATGGGGAATGCAACCGACGCTGATCTCCAGCGGTTCCGCGGCCTTGGATGTCCTGAGGGGGCAGCATGGGCAACCGCGGTTCGATCTTGCACTGCTGGATGTGGATATGAGTCCGACGGATGGGATCGAATTGGCACGTGCGATCAAGACACGAGCTGAAGGAGGCGATACCAAACTCGTGCTGCTCACGTCGTTCGGTCGGCGAGGAGATGCAAAGGCAGCCAAAGAGGCGGGACTGGCAGCCTATCTGACCAAGCCGATTCGCGAGCGACAGTTGCATGATTGTCTCGTCGCGGTCATGCAACGCCCGGTCGCTTTACGTCCGCCGGCCGCGAGGGAATCGTCGCCGCTCATCACTCGGCACACCCTGGCGGAAACCAAGGCCAAGAGGGATCTTCGTATTCTCCTGGCCGAGGATAACATCATGAATCAGAAGGTGGCCGCTCGCATGTTCCAGCGGCTGGGCTATCGAATTGATGTCGTGGTCAATGGACGTGAGGCGGTCGAGGCGATGTCTCGCATCAGCTATGACGTGGTGTTCATGGATTGCCAGATGCCGGACATGGATGGTTTCGAAGCGACAAGCCTCATTCGGGAACAAGAGGCCTCCGGACCTTCCCATCGTGTGCTGATCATCGCCATGACGGCCAACGTCATGCAGGGAGACCGTGAACGATGTCTGGCATCGGGAATGGACGACTATCTCTCAAAACCTATTTCGGTAGACGCGCTGGCCTCTGTC